DNA from Eubalaena glacialis isolate mEubGla1 chromosome 2, mEubGla1.1.hap2.+ XY, whole genome shotgun sequence:
gctttgtgggccattgCAGAGCGACAGTTTGAGGTCTGAGAACATGCCTTTAAAGTGAACCATGTCCACCCAATTTTGTGATGTTGCCCGGTTGCTTGGGTGTGGGCACGGGAGGCGGATGGCAGGACGCATCAGGCTGAGAGGCGGGGGTTGGGAACAGTGATAGCCCGTGGGAAGGGTATGGGCCattcagggaaggaagggaagtcaCTGAAGGGCATGGGGAAGAAGGCATTGGACTGGCGGAGGTCAAGGGGCTGAGTCCAGGGTGCTGGGGGCTATCCGCGtggatggtggtggtgacaggAGGTGGCTGGAAGAAGCAGCTGGGCTCGGAGCTGAAGCCCCCGATCAATGACCGGAAACACCTGGAGgctggtgagggtggggaggggaggcaggtggCTGGAATGGCCTCGCCTTCAGGGGCTCAGAGAGAGCCACGTGCTGGGGGGGGCCACAAGGACACCAATCGCCCGTCTCCCCTTGTGTTCTGCTTTTGTGGGAGGCGAGAGGAACAGACGGGCTGTGCGTGGTGTGGGGAGTGCTATCCTCAGGGACCAGCCTAGTGTCTGTTAAGGCATGAAGGTGAAGGGAATATTCTGGCTGGACAGCTGGTGCCCGCTGATTTCAAGGACCTCAGTGAGGCCACAGAGGATTTGAGAGTGTAGGGAGGAGCGAAAGACTGGCTCTGATTTGGGGATGAACAGAGCAGGGAGGACCGGGAGCCTGGATGATGCTGGGTGACTCAGAGGGTGTGGCCTCCTGGCTCTCCCCGAGGTAAAGGGGTGGGAAGTGGGGCAGATCTTCCCGAGCATGTGAAAGACTTGGGGATTTTGAGTTGATGGTGAGTTCCATGTGAGCCCGCCCAGTGGTGTGGTTGTCTCGAAGGCTGGCTAAAACTTTGAAGACCTCAGTCGAAGTATGAAAATAGCTATAATAGAGGTGATGGGTCTGCTTCACTCTGCATCTAGAATGTTATATTTGGTTCTGGGTGTCAGAGTTCATCCAATTTAGGAGGGAGAGCAGAGCAGGAGGCGTCTGGCCACATGTTTCCTGAGGATGATTTGAAGgatgttttcttaaaatgaagTCCCTATATGCAGTTCAGGGGTCTGTGAACACCCCTCCCCACAAACTGTATGGAGCGTTGTATATGTGCATGTGCTTTTCTAGGGAGGATGGCCAtagttttttgtgcttttttgccATAGTTTTTTATCAGATTTTCAAAGGGGTCCTTGACTCAAAAAGAGATTAGAACCACTTGTTTAAAGGGTTTGGGCATGTTTACCTTAGAGAGGGGAGAACATGGGCCAAGAGGTAGGGGGAGGAGAGAGCTGTTTCCATGTAGGTGAGCACTGCCATTTGGAGGAGGGGGATTTGCTCTTGTGGACAGGTCTGGGGGAACTCCGaccagtgggagggaggcacaggcAGCCGGGTGGGTGTCTGAGGGAGCCTGAGGGCACCTGTTACAGGTTGGGTATATACACAGGGCAGGGACAGAAGGAGGTGGCCTGTGATGGCTGCAAAAGCTTTGTCCAAACCTTCTTGTTCTGAGGAGCACACAACTCTGGGCATTGCCAGGTTTTCCTCATCCTCAGGAAGACCATGTTGTGGGCTGAGCTTTGCTGGGAGAGATGAACCCCCTGCAGGTGCTCAGGTATGCGGCTCTGGGGTGCAGAGGCCCCCTGGAAACCTGCCTGCCTTTTTGGAGACAGTGCATTAACTGTCCTGTTAGGGAGTGGGCCCTCCACCCGTCCTGGGGCCTCAGGTGACCCCTCTGTGGTGTGGGGACGTGTTCCTTGGGCATTGCCTTGGGGTGTGCCTAGCCCCTCCCCATGTCTCATCTGGGGCTGTGAGCCCACCTCTGTGGGCCCTCAGGTGCCCACCTAGATGGCCTGTGGCATCTATTCCAGAATGTCGAGTTGGGTGAGATGAGCACTGAATTGGACCTGGGGTTGAGCAGAGCTTGCTTAAGGGGGGCCCCGTACCTCCCTGCAACCAGCGTGTTCCCAAGCAAAAGCTGGGGTCCTACCTGACTTTGGCACCAACAGAATCTGATCTGCTAAATTTGAAAGTGACTCCCATGGGACAAAACTGATGATTAATCGAGTTTGGCCTTTGTCAGggcttcctcccttttttttcttctctgttttttttgtttgtttttttaaagcaggcATGTTTCACCAAGGATGGAATATTCTGGAAAATTGGAATTGGAATCCCACAACCCGATTGAAAGCCATATCCCTTACTTCAAGGGAGGGAGCTAAAAAAAGCCACTCCTTGGCTTCTCCcgtgaattttaaatattctgaaagCTTTGCCCACAAAGGAAACAATGCCTCATTCCTTAAATAATTAAGTAGAGTACACCGAGCATGGCAGTGTGGCCCAGGCCTGGTCATACTGTGCCTCTGGGAGCCTCTCAGGGGGAGAGCTTGGCTGGGTGCCCGAGGAGGTTCTCCTCATAGAGAAAGGGATGCAGCTTCAAACAGCTGCCTTGCAAGCAGCCGGCGAAATTGGCACAGCCCTGGAAATGTCACGAAAGCGGCTGAAGGTGTCATGTGATATAATGCAAGTTTTCCCCTGAGAGGCTGCATCCATCAGCTGTTTGTATCAGCCCCGTGAATTCTTAGTTGGTCTTATTTGTCCCTTCACTGCCACGTGACTGCGCACGTGAGACAAGCATGGCTTCGGGCCACATCTGCATTCTCCCAACCACTGTATGTAGTATTGGCACTGGTTTCTATATGTACTTGGTGGAGATTTCTGGAGACTCTGCAGGGAAGAGAAGGCTACTTTATCTTCTGGCATATGACCCTCCCCTCAGGAGCCATGGTGGCATCTCAGAACTGGCCGATTATTTCCCAGCTTTCTTCCTGTTCTGTAATTACACAGGTTCTTTATCTGTGAGGCCACAGAATGGTGTGCTGGACAGACATAGGTCATGCCAGACGGTCATTGTGGTGTCTTACTTGGATTCTGTAGAAGATTGAGTTCTGCCAGGAGGAAGGGAAGTaatatttgttgattatctataggcattatttcatttaagcttcatgttttatggataaggaaatgagttcagagaggttaagttacttgttTAACGTCACACAGCCAGGACTCTGAGTGGGCTGGTGGTTATATACGTTGTATGACTCTGAGACTTTTACAGTTCCATGACAAAAACAATCTTTGTTTCAAAAGTACTTgaggtttaaaagaaaagaggTGTGTTTAAGGAAGCTCTGTTAGCACACCTTCCAAAGGGCAGGGGTTATAAGCAGGTATTTAGTCTGATGTGAACCCATGGCTGTTCATGCagctgagttttctttttctttcctttttttttttttaaatccaaaatgTGTTTATTGGGATGGTTTCCCATTCATCTTGATTCAGGGTGCTTTTAGTGCTGCCTCTGTCTGAAGGAGCATCCTCCTGTAAGCCTTGCTTTTCCTCCTGTAGGCTGGCAGAGGACAGTAGAGCAGCCAACGCACAAAACTGTTTGTGCATGGCTAAAGACGGTGGTGATTTTATAGCATCCTGGGCATTTCACATCCATGAAATAGGAATTGGGGCTCTGCACCAGGCGCTTCTTCTtgtgtttcctcttctcctcctctggAGAGGAATGAAGGAGATCCTTTGCAAGAGGTGTATTTTCGTGGGGAAGTCATCACTACCAGAACGCAGCTGAGTTTTCTACAGATTTTGCCCTGAATCTCCCGAACCCATTCcttggttttccttttctcatccTTCTCTCTTCCAGTTTCTCTCTGGTCCTTTTTCTCAGATTTCAGTAGAGGTTCTCAGAATGACTTAATTCTTCAGTCTTCTTGAGTTGTATGTTGCAATCACATCTATTAAGACAATGTTCAGATCACATAGTAGGCATCTGAGTCCCCAATAAGTAAACCTGTTAGGCTGGGTCTATGTTGGATGAGTTATATCGATATTAATCTTGACACAGAGCAGGGTGGTAAGCTCACCAAAGGCACATTGCTCTCACCTGCTTTTTGGCTGTGAATCAGGATCTTGCCCACACTTGCCAGGGGTTCAAGCTTTAGCTGATTGCCTGCATTGTTTGTCTGAAGGATGCACGagaactttttttccccccaagtgtCCTGGCAGCTTTGCTGTAGCTGGGCCTCTCCTGGCTGTAATAGAAGGAGCTGCCTGTCAGGAACTGGAGCTGGAAGGTGCTTGAGTGATGTGATTTTCAGGACTGGTTTCCCTGTCAGCACTTTATCTCCACAAAAGGGCGTGGTTTTCAAGCCCCTCCATCCTAGGTGAGAGGTCAGACTAAGTCTGAAGTAGTGAAATTTGGTTCTGTTTGTGCATCTTACAAAAATTGTTTggtttatttatatgttttttttcctagAGCAAATCTCTTACCCACGAATGGCTAAACTAACCTAGTGAGTCATGAGTGCAGCTTGAAAAGGAAGTCACAGACTGAAATTATGATCTGAAACCTAGATAGGATCTCGTTAAGTGTCTTTTGCTGGGAGGAAGTTCATGGTTGAGGGTCTTCTAGGTAATCTGTTTTTAGAATGAactttttcaggtagcctctgaAACTATTCTTGGTAACAGGTAAAATGAATTTCCCCCACATCCATGGGATCAAATATTTGCATGGCAGCAGCAGAAAGCACTGTTTATGCTCAGATCTCCGTGTCTATGGGCTTCTGATGCTTCATGCTTGGGTTTTTCAGAATCAACAGCTTTATTTAGGTCACCTGTATTCAGGTGGCAGCCAGTGGGAACAGAGCTGCATCCAAGCAGGCTGGGTGGAAGCGTGCAAGCAGCAGGTTTAGCCCAGCAATGCAGTTCTTAAATATGAACTTTGCTGCTCCATTCCCTCAGTTaagtaatatttactgagtacttccAGGGGTGACTAAGATGGATTTGGCCTCTGTCCTTGTAGAGCTTACAGTATAGCAGGGGAGATGGATATTGAAtaattacaaaagtaaaattcattcattcaacaagtgtttgTTGAGTATCTGGTATACCAGGTGCTGCATGTGGTGAACCAGAGAAGAATCCCTGCCTTTGTGACACTTACATTCGAACAAGTCACATGATAAATCACACTataacaaataagtaaattttatggCATATTAGAGGTGATAAATGCCATGAGCAATAGAGCAGGTAAAGGTGATTGGGAGTAGGAACCGGGCGGGGTGGGTGAGTGGGTGCCAGTTGCAGAGAGTGGGATGCATGGAATGAAGATTATAGATGGGTTTGGAGTTATTGATAAATGGCAGGTTTTGACAGGGAGTTGGAGAGGCTGAGGGAGGTTCAAGCAGTTAGGAGGCCAGTTGGAAGGATCATGTATGTGTGGGTCGAAATGACTGAGAATCAGGACAGGAGTCGTGTAGGAGAGAGGGCCTGTGATCCTGAAATCATCAAGAAACGAGGGGGAGTGACACGGGGCTGGTGGTTGACAGCAGCAGTGAGGGGTAGAGGATGACAGAGTCTGATGACAAGAGATTGAAGACCGGGGACTttgagggaggagggaagtggTAGTGAGGAGCCTGGTCATCCAGCTGTGCTCTGCAGGAGAGGTACAGGGTGTCGCGAGGGCAGATGGTAGGGGTGTCTGGCCTGGAAGGGAGAGGCTGGGTAAGGCGTCTGtgataatttataataaatatatatttggtcttcgtcttgttcctggcacagagctcctcaaacccttggaatttcctgtgaaGAGAGCCTTAAAGGCgtcttgttatgttaatgaggtgacttggAAAGCACCTGAGGATGGGGGACCCAGCcacatgattagagggttggaactttcagccaccctcccccacctctggggaggggagagggactggaggttgaatcaattgccAATGATGTCATCAATCATGCCTCTGTAAttaaacctccataaaaacccaaaagggcagggttcagagagcttccaggttggtgaacacgtgggcATTTGGGGCGTGTGGCGCTCAGAGGGAGCAGGGACATTCTGAGTCCTTTTTCTATACCTTGCTCTATgtgtctcttccatctggctgttcctgagttatatcctttcataataaaccagtgatctagtGAGTAAAATGTTTCTATGAATTCTGTGAACTGCTCTAGCAAATGAATCAAACTGTTGAGACCTTGAATCTGTCGCCAGCTGGTGAGAAGCACAGGTGGTAACTGGACTTGTGATTGACATACGAAGTGGGGGCGGGAGGgggtcttgtgggactgaacctgtgacctgtgggatctgaccCTCTCTTCAGGTGgatggtgtcagaattgagttggattgtaggacacccagcttggTGTCTCAGAGAGTTGCTTGGGGAAAACccacacattggaattgggtggagggacttccctggcggtcccggtggttaagacttcgccttccggTGCCGAGAgtgcgggttccatccccggttggggagctaagaccccacatgctgcgtggccaaaaaaccaaaacataaaaaaaaagaagcaatattgtaacaaatttaataaagactttaaaaatggtccacataaaaaaaaaaatctttaaaaaaaattaaaaaaaaaaaaagaaagaaattgggtaCAGAATCTTAGCTTCCCAGAAGAAGTGCTGTTTGAGAGGGTGGTGGGTGGGTAGATGTGGTCCAGAAAAGGTCAATAGGGAGCACGAACTCTGTAATGGTCAGGAGGAGGCCTGCCTCACAAATCAGGGGTGAGTGTGGACAAGGAGCTGGAGAGAAAAGGGGGTTTCCTGAGTTAGTTGTTTAGTGCTGCAGTAGGAGGAGACCTGTTTGGGTGACTGGTGGCTGCATAGAGACCCAGGTGGGCCAGATGGAGATTCTCTGTGGCCACCCAGGAGGCCAGCTGTTGAAGCACCAGGTGGGCCAGTTGCTGCCTGCTGCCCCATCTTACTGCCTGGTGGGTGGTTCATCAACATGGTCCAGACAGGCCCCAGGGGCACCTTTAGGAGTTGTGAGCCTCTGGGCAGGAACCTGAAGGTTTGGGGAACTCAGGAGGTATTTTCTGGGTTTTCTCCTGACTGTGGAGACTTTGGGAAAGACTGTGGGGTTGCTGCTGGTGAGCAGGATTTGGATTTCTGGATCATTCCTTAAGGCCTGGGATGACAGCCTTGGTAAGAGATGGATAAGGATGAACCTGTTTGCCCAGAGACCCGCTGAGGTCCTCAGGAGGGCTTCTGCCTGAATATGGTGGCAGGGGAGGCGGCCTGGGGAGGAGGGTCAGGGAACACAGGTGTGGGGCCTCATGGAACAAGTGGGAAGGGAGCCTGAGGGGTGTGTTGGGTTTAGGTGACCCAGGTGACTCCCGCCTGATAACTTTGTGTGCCCTTGGGTGCGTTACTTAATCTTTTCCCCCtgttttcctctgtaaaatgaagacacagACACTGATTCTCAAGGTTGTTGGGAAAATGAGGTGAGCTATGTATGTCAGCGCCCAGCACGATGCCAGACACCGACAGATGATCAATACATGCCAGGACCTCTAGGAAATACCTTTTCCAAGGTACTGCCAAGATCTGGTGAGTGGATCTCAGCATTGCTGTAGGACATGGAAAGGcatttcctatttaaaaatcagatgcCTTAGGAGAGGCACACGAATTGCGCTGCAGATGTGAATGTGCATGGAAACCCGTGAATTTGAGGATGGAAGCTTGACGCAGAGCACTTGGAGGAGATGAAAAGAAAGTGGGGAGAAGTCTACACACAGGCCATCTGGGCCTTTGGAGGGGACGGGCAGTGTGTCCTTGGTATATGGGAAGGAGCACGGGCTGTTCTGGGCACACGTAGGCCCCAACTGTCTGGACACCTGCTAGCTGCCTGGGTCTGCTAAAAGTCGAGTGTCAGACCTTTTCCAAAAGGGAGAAGAACCTGTAGAAGATCCAGTATGATAAATAGCCCCCATCTGATTCATCATAACCAGAGCACAGTGTGATAGGAAAACATGTCATTCTTCTAATAGTCACTTATTTCTGTCTACTGAGACCTACCAATGCTCTGTACATTTCCTTCCAAACCTAACGAAGTGTAAATGGAACTTGACTGACCGTTTGCTCGGACACTTTTGTTCTCTCTGTGCACCCTTCTCTCTCAcccctttgttttttttgttttgttttgttttttggctgcgccatgcagcttgcaggatcttagttccctgaccagggatggaccctgggccacggcagtgaaagtgccaaatcttaacccctggactgccagggaattccctcaccaCTTTGTTAAGACATGTTTTCTGGGTGCCAGGCTCTGGCTGTGACATGGCACATAAAACGTAGTCCTGGCCCTTAAGCTCACCCCAGTAGAGCTGTGCTTTCAGGCCAGGCAGAGTGCATTGAGAAAGGTCATTTGTGCAGCACCTGGGGTAAAGGGAGGAGTTGCTGGTGGAAGCCATAAGCTGGGCCTCCAGCTGTCCTGTTGCAGCCTGGAGCTGAGAGGGTCAATATATCTCtacatgcctctgtgtgtgtatgtgtgcatgcacgtgtgtatgtgtgcttgtgtgtatgtgtgcctgGAAGGAAAACATTACCTAGCAGTTCTGCTGTAGAGAGGGGTTCCCACTGCTGTCAAACAAAGGTCTGCTTGTTTGCCCTGTGGAATTTCACAGGGTCACACCAGCCAGGGGCTAGTCCCTCTGGGCCCTCTGTGACTTGGGTTCACTCAAAGCTCTGGCCGCAACTTCAAGCACTTCCTCTATCAGGGTGCTGCAGGGGCTCTGGAAATGAAGACCTGATTCCTGCCCAAGGGGGCTTACAGTCCAATTTGGGGGGTACAGCACACCTATAGCTACCCAAAGACAAGGCAGAATAATATGAGGGCCACAGAGGAGACACAGAAAGCTAGGCTCCAGAGAGAGAATCCGGTCTGGTGGTGGACCCAGGCGCCTCTGGAAGAGGTGACCAAATTGCACTTTGTCTTGAAAGATGGTAGGATTCTGACCAGTGGGGGTGGGCTAAGTGGGGGGTGGCCGTGAACAAGGGGGCATTCCAGGTGGAAGGCACAGCTCCTCTGAAGGCACAGGTATGGATGAGCAGGAACTTCTGTTTTGTTAATCCTGTACGTTGGTACAGGGATTGATAGGGAGGAGGAGACAAAGGCTGGGTGAGGTCTTGGATTTGGGCTCCGGGCCTGGGGATGGGGGCTGCCTTCACAGCCCTTGTATGAATAGCTAGACAGAGCAGACGCCCGTGGTTGGTCTGAATGGGGTGCAGTTGACGCTGTGTAGTACAAGGGAATCCAGCACAAAAAGGCTCCCTTTACTCGTGTATCGCTTGTT
Protein-coding regions in this window:
- the LOC133085747 gene encoding small ribosomal subunit protein eS27-like, with the protein product LAKDLLHSSPEEEKRKHKKKRLVQSPNSYFMDVKCPGCYKITTVFSHAQTVLCVGCSTVLCQPTGGKARLTGGCSFRQRQH